The DNA sequence GGTTTCTGATAAGCAAATGATGCAGGAGGAGCAGCCACTTCAGGTATTATTTGTACAACAGCCAAATTTTTTTGGCTTCCCTATCATGTCCACTACTCAAACTGATGACCAGCTATGTCAATTAGGTTGCAAGATGCACAAAGATAATAAGCCCAAACACAGAAGATGCCAAGTATGTCATAAATGTGAAACAAATTGCAAaggtaattttttgttttaattgcCTCTGTTTTTTGTAGGCTGTCAGGAATTTTTATCTTCCAGGCTTAGTGATGCAGTTCTTTCCCTGAGAAGGGTTTTCGACTTCCCTCAATTTATCGTTGTAAAAGCATTAGAACAGCTTTCTTACACCAAAATGTAGTTCTTCATCTTCAAGCTTTGGGTTTCAATGCTATCTATTTTGGCTCTGCAGTTCGTCGTTGGCCTTGGCGACAAAGTTTCCCCAACTGACATCGAAGAAGGCATGCGTGTCGGGTATGTTAACTCTTCATCTCAACCAGAACATGGTCCGAAGGTCTATTTCAATAATTCTTTGATATCACATTTCATGGCTTGCCATTTCATTTTGTTAGTGTTATTTTATTTGAGAACTAGAAATGCGAGAAGAGTTTGTATGTTAGTCTGGTCACATTCGGTGCCATGGTTACTTTATCCACCACAACATGGGGAAACTGTGTGCACTAACCTGTTTTGTGATTCAGTAGTCATATTTTGGCTGTGCTGTGTATTTTCCCTTCAGTATAATTTCATTCTTAAATATGTATTGCAGGGTAGATCGGAACAAATATCAAATTCAGATCCCCTTGCCTCCCAAGATCGATCCAAGTGTGACAATGATGACAGTGGAAGAAAAGCCAGATGTCACATACAATGATGTTGGTGGATGTAAAGAGCAAATTGAGAAGATGCGTGAGGTGTTTTACTCTTCTATTCCTTTTCAGTTGCACACGCACAtgtaagagagagggagggagggagcgtAAAGGCGCATGAGTACTAACCATAATGCTTATTCTGgttgaaattattcattcttTAGGTTGTTGAGTTGCCTATGCTTCACCCTGAAAAATTTGTCAAGCTTGGAATTGATCCTCCAAAGGGTGTTCTCTGCTATGGTCCTCCCGGAACTGGTAAAACGCTTTTGGCCAGAGCTGTAGCTAACAGAACCGATGCTTGTTTCATTCGAGTAATTGGGAGTGAACTTGTTCAGAAGTATGTCGGTGAAGGAGCTCGGATGGTTCGGGAATTGTTTCAGGTTGATTGACACACTATGTTGCCTTCAAAGTTTGTCTTGCACtagtgatttttgtttttctgtgcTTTATTCTTTATTTGTAACTAGCTATAAAATACTTGTTTCAGATGGCTAGGTCCAAAAAGGCCTGTATTGTGTTCTTTGATGAGGTTGATGCAATTGGGGGTGCTCGTTTTGATGATGGAGTGGGTGGAGACAATGAAGTCCAGCGCACAATGCTTGAGATTGTGAACCAGCTTGATGGTTTTGATGCTCGTGGAAATATCAAAGTCCTTATGGCCACTAACAGGTATAATTGGCCTCATCTTGGCTCTTGGTGATTTAAATGTGTGATTGTCCTACCCCTTACCCTATGGAGAAGTAAGTAATGAACGTGTGCAACTGTGTTTCCAGAAATTGTTAGTGGCCTTTAGACACTTGACTGTCTTTCTAAGAGTGATATACTGCTGATGTTTTTGTCTTCATGTCATTTAGGCCGGATACTTTGGATCCAGCACTTTTACGTCCAGGACGACTGGATCGCAAGGTTGAATTTGGTCTTCCTGACTTGGAAAGCCGGACACAGATATTCAAGATTCATACAAGAACAATGAACTGCGAGAGGGATATTCGCTTTGAACTTTTAGCGCGGCTCTGTCCAAATTCCACTGGTAAAAGTCTTTCCTCCATGATTTGTAGATATGCTGCTGTCTTTTGTTCCTTCTTCCTTTAAATGGAAGAACTATTTTGTTGAGGTTTTTTCTGTGCTTCTCCAACGATTATAGCCATTAGGTCATTGCTACTGTTTGCCTGCAATTTGTTGACAGTAAAAGAGAATGCCAACTGTTTTATATTTGTCGTGTTTGGTTTTCTGAGACGGTTCTCTAATTGCAGGAGCTGACATAAGGAGTGTCTGTACAGAAGCAGGAATGTATGCCATCCGAGCTCGGAGGAAGACTGTGACGGAGAAAGATTTCCTAGATGCAGTGAATAAAGTTATTAAAGGGTACCAAAAGTTCAGTGCGACACCCAAATATATGGTTTATAATTGATTGCTCCGTCAAGTCTGCCTGGAGAGATGAGGTGAAATGGAGGAGATCACTTAAGCAACCGGACATTGCATTATTGTTGGGTGGATGAACGGGCCCTTTGGTTGTTGTAGGACTATTAGTGGATGTTAAGGGATGCCATGGGCTATGAACGTTTCCTTTTGGCCAAAATCCGGCTTAAATGCACTTTCATCTATTCATATGCATATCTGTGACTGTCATTTCAATggactcattttccttttccgttACTTCAAGTAAATCTTTTGCTACTGCCAGAGTGATTTCTGAACCTGCGGGTTTTTTATGGAGTTGAAAGTTACCATTCACGAATCGATCTGCTTGGATAATATGTCCTTGCTTAATTACTTGTCGTGACACTGATTCAATGAAAGTTCAGTGCATTGCTTTATTCGTATCCACCAACATTATTGACAATTAGGGTTGACATCAACGATTGGATTGTATGACTGTTTTGTCATTGGTTAAGTGGAGTGAATTAGTGTTGATCGAGTCAGAGACTGC is a window from the Rhodamnia argentea isolate NSW1041297 chromosome 8, ASM2092103v1, whole genome shotgun sequence genome containing:
- the LOC115744771 gene encoding 26S proteasome regulatory subunit 7, yielding MAIEHEDDIKDEKNPRPLDEDDIALLKTYGLGPYSTSIKKAEKEIKDMAKKINDLCGIKESDTGLAAPSQWDLVSDKQMMQEEQPLQVARCTKIISPNTEDAKYVINVKQIAKFVVGLGDKVSPTDIEEGMRVGVDRNKYQIQIPLPPKIDPSVTMMTVEEKPDVTYNDVGGCKEQIEKMREVVELPMLHPEKFVKLGIDPPKGVLCYGPPGTGKTLLARAVANRTDACFIRVIGSELVQKYVGEGARMVRELFQMARSKKACIVFFDEVDAIGGARFDDGVGGDNEVQRTMLEIVNQLDGFDARGNIKVLMATNRPDTLDPALLRPGRLDRKVEFGLPDLESRTQIFKIHTRTMNCERDIRFELLARLCPNSTGADIRSVCTEAGMYAIRARRKTVTEKDFLDAVNKVIKGYQKFSATPKYMVYN